The proteins below are encoded in one region of Bacteroidia bacterium:
- a CDS encoding ATP-binding cassette domain-containing protein, producing the protein MDQPASILLKNISVYQEKNMVLAGIDLEIHKGEFVFFVGRTGSGKSTLLKALYAELPVKSGEATIAEFNLHNLKRSRIPYLRRKLGMVFQDYQLMTDRSVNENLRFVLKATGWADREKIRERIQTVLEKTGLGTKGFKMPYELSGGEQQRVAIARALLNDPEVILADEPTGNLDPETSEEIIQLLKDISASGRTVIVATHDVNILQKFPSRKIRFEKGRITETTAA; encoded by the coding sequence ATGGATCAGCCGGCCAGCATTTTACTTAAGAACATCTCCGTATACCAGGAGAAGAACATGGTTCTGGCAGGGATAGACCTGGAAATTCATAAGGGAGAATTCGTGTTTTTTGTTGGACGAACAGGGAGCGGTAAAAGCACATTGCTAAAGGCACTCTACGCCGAACTTCCTGTTAAAAGCGGAGAAGCCACTATCGCAGAATTCAACCTGCACAACCTGAAGCGATCCCGTATACCCTATCTGCGCCGCAAACTCGGAATGGTATTTCAGGATTACCAGCTTATGACGGACCGGTCGGTCAATGAAAATCTGCGCTTTGTGCTGAAGGCCACTGGATGGGCCGACAGGGAGAAGATCAGGGAGCGGATACAGACTGTTCTTGAAAAAACCGGTCTGGGCACGAAGGGGTTTAAAATGCCCTATGAACTGAGCGGAGGGGAACAACAGCGGGTTGCCATCGCCCGGGCGCTGCTCAATGATCCGGAGGTAATTCTGGCGGATGAACCTACCGGGAATCTTGATCCGGAAACCAGTGAAGAAATCATTCAGCTACTGAAGGACATCAGCGCTTCCGGACGTACCGTTATAGTGGCTACCCACGATGTGAATATTCTGCAGAAATTTCCCTCCCGGAAAATTCGTTTCGAGAAAGGCCGGATCACCGAGACGACAGCAGCCTAA
- a CDS encoding tetratricopeptide repeat protein, giving the protein MRFVRIFLVLVFGLLLYRSPAQKTAHYALSDPDFRDARELFEQGKFGPAQHMFNASAARYSDPNNLVRTEAEFFAAVCAVELFNKDAEWLLEEFISRHPESPRRTEACFHLGRYNFRKKKYTDVIHWLAQVNPDDLSPEETEEYLFKKGYSHLECGEPEKAVLLLADLAGKESRYGPPANYYYSHILYTQKNYQSALMGFRKLTSDPNFGPIVPYYISHILFLQGKYDEVVVYAPPLLKDTLNASRTPEINKILGESFFRTGDYQEAAPYLEKYMNLTGVLSRSEWYQLGFCYYKSLRFTEAITAFLKSVDQQDSVTQNACYHLGDCYVKINDKKKAADAFLIAYTSGNDIKIREDALFNYAKLSFETDYNPFNESIRAFEEYLAEYPNSGRRDEVFGYLVNVYYNLRNYESAIKSMENIKSLPPDLKNVYQKIAYLRGVQLYNDQNYSAAADHFSKSLQYPADRNYAALARYWKANATYQMGELSRNTSMLDDAIKQFREFLFENGAGNTPYFNVVNYDLGYCFLRKSDFDNALLSFRKYLTGKPSGENARLNDAYLRTADCYFKKGEHVQAADYYGRSLEMNIAEMDYALYQRGLSLGFSGKGDMKVQELNKLLEQYPGSVYEAAGMYELAKAYTLKDEYEKAYKLFVDITQKHPVSSYVPPSMLQAGNILFKQRQYDKALVQLETVISKFPKTEVAIEAIATMNEICKQKSDMDCLEKLGKIPWANISVSRLDSNAWELCRLAYEEKRMEDAKREMSKYLQKYPDGTFVMDAYFYRSEIEYSAGNFTAALGGYQFLSDHLPNKYGNTALHKAAWIQYKGENFQEALKFYSLLEQRTEQPGQMLDSRIGQMRCLFKLKYYGQAMEYAKKVLGSEKVPKEVIPECHMILAKSALDTQALDQAWISFQEVIKTSQGERVAEARYYLGYVKWLKGEFKESQKLLFELIQSKPAYGYWNGKAFLLISDDYVGLNDLHNAKITLKALIEKSTNPELVAEANTKLSKVLEMEKELEEKNKKKEGEGMRVLFGEQPSMPTPSDTIRKEQ; this is encoded by the coding sequence ATGAGATTCGTGCGGATTTTCCTTGTGCTTGTATTCGGGCTCCTGCTTTACAGGTCGCCGGCGCAGAAGACGGCGCACTACGCCCTTTCCGATCCGGATTTCAGGGACGCGAGAGAGTTGTTTGAACAAGGGAAATTCGGGCCGGCACAGCATATGTTCAACGCGTCGGCAGCCCGGTATTCCGATCCCAATAATTTGGTGAGGACTGAAGCGGAGTTTTTTGCCGCTGTTTGCGCTGTGGAACTTTTCAATAAGGACGCAGAATGGCTGCTCGAGGAGTTTATTTCCCGCCATCCGGAATCACCCCGCCGGACAGAAGCCTGCTTTCACCTTGGCAGATATAATTTCAGAAAGAAAAAGTATACGGATGTTATTCACTGGCTGGCGCAGGTCAACCCGGATGATCTGAGCCCGGAGGAAACGGAAGAGTACCTGTTCAAGAAAGGTTACAGTCATCTGGAATGCGGAGAGCCTGAAAAAGCGGTACTCCTTCTCGCCGACCTTGCGGGCAAGGAGTCGCGGTACGGTCCTCCGGCCAATTATTATTACTCCCATATTCTGTATACTCAAAAAAACTATCAAAGTGCACTGATGGGTTTCCGGAAGCTTACTTCAGATCCGAACTTCGGACCCATCGTGCCATATTATATTTCCCACATTTTATTTCTGCAGGGAAAATACGATGAAGTGGTCGTGTATGCGCCACCGCTGCTGAAAGACACACTCAATGCATCCAGAACACCCGAGATCAATAAAATACTCGGTGAATCCTTTTTCAGAACCGGCGATTACCAGGAAGCAGCACCTTACCTGGAAAAATACATGAACCTGACCGGTGTGCTGAGTCGCTCGGAATGGTATCAACTCGGATTCTGCTACTACAAATCTTTACGGTTCACTGAAGCCATTACGGCCTTCCTGAAATCGGTGGACCAGCAGGACTCAGTTACGCAGAATGCATGTTATCACCTGGGAGATTGCTACGTAAAGATAAACGACAAGAAAAAGGCGGCCGACGCCTTCCTGATCGCTTATACTTCCGGCAATGATATAAAGATCAGGGAAGATGCGTTGTTTAATTACGCAAAACTATCATTTGAGACCGATTATAATCCTTTTAATGAGTCAATCCGGGCTTTTGAAGAGTACCTGGCGGAATACCCGAATTCGGGCAGACGGGATGAAGTGTTCGGATATCTTGTGAATGTATACTATAATCTCCGGAACTATGAGTCAGCGATAAAGTCTATGGAGAATATAAAATCGCTTCCTCCGGATCTTAAAAATGTTTATCAGAAAATTGCGTATCTGAGAGGTGTCCAGCTGTATAACGATCAGAATTATTCTGCCGCGGCAGACCATTTTTCGAAGTCGCTTCAATATCCTGCCGACCGGAATTACGCGGCACTTGCACGATACTGGAAGGCCAATGCAACGTATCAGATGGGAGAACTATCCCGGAACACTTCAATGCTTGATGACGCGATTAAGCAGTTCAGGGAATTTCTGTTTGAAAACGGCGCAGGCAACACGCCTTATTTCAACGTGGTCAATTACGATCTGGGGTATTGCTTTCTGAGAAAATCGGATTTTGATAACGCACTTCTATCATTCCGAAAGTACCTTACCGGAAAACCTTCCGGGGAGAATGCCCGCCTCAACGATGCCTATCTGCGCACGGCGGATTGTTATTTTAAAAAGGGAGAACATGTGCAGGCCGCTGATTATTACGGACGCTCCCTGGAGATGAATATTGCAGAAATGGATTATGCGTTGTATCAGCGCGGACTATCACTCGGATTTTCAGGGAAGGGAGACATGAAAGTACAGGAGTTGAATAAACTGCTGGAACAGTATCCCGGTTCCGTTTACGAAGCCGCAGGCATGTATGAACTGGCGAAAGCATATACCCTCAAAGACGAGTACGAGAAGGCGTATAAGTTGTTTGTAGATATCACGCAGAAGCATCCGGTATCTTCCTACGTGCCACCCTCTATGCTGCAGGCTGGGAATATTCTTTTCAAACAGCGACAGTATGACAAGGCGCTGGTGCAACTGGAGACTGTTATCAGCAAATTTCCCAAAACCGAAGTAGCTATAGAAGCCATAGCCACCATGAATGAGATTTGTAAACAAAAGAGTGATATGGATTGTCTGGAGAAGCTGGGGAAAATTCCATGGGCGAATATTTCTGTTTCCAGGCTGGATTCCAATGCATGGGAACTCTGTCGTTTAGCTTATGAGGAAAAACGCATGGAAGATGCGAAGCGGGAAATGTCAAAGTATCTTCAGAAATACCCTGATGGAACGTTCGTAATGGATGCGTATTTCTACCGTTCGGAGATCGAATATAGTGCGGGCAATTTTACAGCAGCGCTGGGAGGTTATCAGTTCCTGTCGGATCACCTTCCCAATAAATATGGCAATACAGCCCTTCACAAAGCAGCCTGGATACAATATAAAGGAGAGAATTTCCAGGAGGCGCTGAAATTTTACAGCCTCCTTGAACAGCGAACAGAACAGCCGGGGCAGATGCTGGATTCAAGAATCGGACAAATGCGCTGCCTATTTAAACTCAAGTATTATGGTCAGGCGATGGAGTATGCAAAGAAAGTACTGGGATCGGAGAAAGTACCTAAGGAGGTGATACCTGAGTGTCATATGATCCTTGCGAAATCTGCACTGGATACGCAGGCACTTGATCAGGCATGGATATCTTTCCAGGAGGTGATCAAAACTTCCCAGGGTGAGCGTGTGGCAGAGGCGCGCTACTATCTGGGATATGTGAAATGGCTAAAAGGTGAATTCAAAGAGTCGCAGAAGTTGTTGTTTGAGCTCATCCAGAGCAAGCCAGCGTACGGCTACTGGAATGGGAAAGCATTCCTGCTTATTTCGGATGATTATGTAGGACTGAATGATTTGCACAACGCCAAAATTACCCTCAAGGCTCTTATTGAGAAATCTACGAATCCGGAGTTGGTGGCGGAGGCCAACACCAAACTGTCCAAGGTGCTCGAAATGGAAAAGGAACTGGAAGAAAAGAATAAGAAAAAGGAAGGGGAGGGGATGCGTGTGCTCTTCGGCGAGCAACCCTCCATGCCCACACCTTCGGATACCATCAGGAAAGAACAATGA